The Microbacter sp. GSS18 genome has a segment encoding these proteins:
- the rsmA gene encoding 16S rRNA (adenine(1518)-N(6)/adenine(1519)-N(6))-dimethyltransferase RsmA codes for MSVSLLGAAEIRSLAAELDVTPTKKLGQNFVVDANTVRKIVHVADVRDGERVVEVGPGLGSLTLAILETGASVTAVEIDHRLAERLPATAAAHGVSAGALTVVDADALRVTDLPGDPSVLVANLPYNVSVPVLLHFLETFPGLRRGVVMVQSEVGERLAAPPGSKVYGAPSVKAAWYGPWRLAGSVSRQVFWPVPNVDSVLVAFERDDEPRGDEELRRRTFAIVDAAFQQRRKMLRQALASRLGGSAAQASELLERAGVAPTARGEELAIEDFVRIALAAG; via the coding sequence ATGTCCGTGTCTCTCCTCGGTGCCGCCGAGATCCGCTCCCTCGCCGCCGAGCTCGACGTCACCCCGACCAAGAAGCTGGGGCAGAACTTCGTCGTCGACGCGAACACGGTGCGCAAGATCGTGCACGTGGCGGACGTGCGCGACGGCGAGCGGGTCGTCGAAGTCGGTCCGGGCCTGGGCTCGCTGACGCTGGCGATCCTCGAGACCGGAGCGAGCGTGACCGCGGTCGAGATCGACCACCGCCTCGCCGAGCGGCTGCCCGCCACCGCCGCCGCCCACGGCGTGTCCGCCGGCGCGCTGACCGTGGTCGACGCCGACGCCCTGCGGGTGACCGACCTGCCGGGGGACCCGAGCGTGCTCGTGGCGAATCTTCCCTACAACGTCAGCGTTCCGGTGCTGCTGCACTTCCTCGAGACGTTCCCCGGACTCCGGCGTGGCGTCGTGATGGTGCAGTCCGAGGTGGGCGAGCGCCTCGCGGCGCCGCCGGGATCGAAGGTGTACGGGGCTCCCAGCGTCAAGGCCGCGTGGTACGGCCCGTGGCGGCTGGCGGGCTCGGTGTCCCGCCAGGTCTTCTGGCCGGTCCCCAACGTCGACAGCGTGCTGGTCGCGTTCGAGCGCGACGACGAGCCCCGCGGCGACGAGGAGCTCCGGCGTCGCACGTTCGCGATCGTCGACGCCGCGTTCCAGCAGCGGCGCAAGATGCTCCGTCAGGCGCTCGCGTCGAGGCTGGGCGGCAGCGCAGCGCAGGCGTCCGAGCTGCTCGAGCGGGCGGGGGTCGCCCCCACCGCGCGCGGCGAAGAGCTGGCGATCGAGGACTTCGTGCGCATCGCCCTGGCCGCCGGCTGA
- a CDS encoding ABC transporter permease, which translates to MSWVLDNLGLIGELTVVHLRQSAIAIALGLIASLPLGWVAWRYRLLRGWVITITGLLYTIPSLALLILLPTVFAYSALSETNLIVALTIYAVAIMVRSVTDGLDSVDEDVRRSATAVGFSGARRFFQVELPLAGPVILAGLRVTAVSTISLATVGILVGVTNLGYLFTNGLQRRIIPEVLAGVVAVMVLALVIDGLLVLAGRVIMPWTRRSVVSGVPSRSGRRQAAVEAAA; encoded by the coding sequence GTGAGCTGGGTGCTGGACAACCTCGGGCTCATCGGAGAGCTGACCGTGGTCCACCTGCGTCAGAGCGCCATCGCGATCGCCCTGGGCCTGATCGCGTCGCTGCCGCTGGGCTGGGTCGCGTGGCGCTATCGCCTGCTCCGAGGCTGGGTGATCACGATCACGGGCCTGCTGTACACGATCCCGTCGCTGGCGCTGCTCATCCTGCTGCCGACGGTCTTCGCCTACAGCGCCCTGAGCGAGACGAACCTGATCGTCGCGCTGACGATCTACGCGGTGGCGATCATGGTCCGCTCGGTCACCGACGGCCTCGACTCCGTCGACGAGGACGTGCGTCGCTCGGCCACCGCGGTGGGCTTCTCCGGGGCGCGCCGCTTCTTCCAGGTCGAGCTGCCGCTGGCGGGTCCGGTGATCCTGGCCGGCCTGCGCGTGACGGCGGTCAGCACGATCTCGCTGGCGACCGTCGGCATCCTGGTGGGCGTGACGAACCTCGGCTACCTGTTCACGAACGGACTCCAGCGCCGCATCATCCCCGAGGTGCTCGCGGGCGTCGTCGCGGTCATGGTCCTCGCCCTCGTCATCGACGGCCTCCTGGTCCTTGCCGGACGCGTCATCATGCCCTGGACGCGGCGGTCGGTCGTCTCCGGCGTCCCGTCGCGGTCCGGCCGCCGCCAGGCGGCAGTTGAGGCGGCCGCATGA
- a CDS encoding ABC transporter permease subunit: MNLFLDAIAWIFSPDRLEGQYALPVLLAQQLWYTAVSVLIAAVIAVPAGWLIGHTGRGREVAVAVAGAARAIPSFGLLVLLVLVFGVLHRPEAAVVTFVILAIPSLLAGAYTGFEAIDRRVIDAARAMGMTEWQILFKVEVPLGLPLLIGGLRSSVLQVVATVTIAAYVNLGGLGFPIIQGIPLGRFDQVLGGAILVAVLALVLDALLAWAQHAAVPRALRASAPSGRRTPSSRNTDRTTTTEERIAA, from the coding sequence ATGAACCTCTTCCTGGACGCCATCGCGTGGATCTTCTCGCCGGACCGCCTCGAGGGGCAGTACGCGCTCCCGGTGCTGCTGGCGCAGCAGCTGTGGTACACCGCGGTGTCGGTCCTGATCGCCGCCGTGATCGCCGTTCCCGCCGGATGGCTGATCGGGCACACCGGTCGGGGCCGCGAAGTCGCCGTGGCCGTGGCAGGTGCCGCGCGCGCGATCCCGTCGTTCGGCCTCCTGGTGCTCCTGGTGCTCGTCTTCGGCGTCCTGCACCGCCCCGAGGCCGCGGTGGTCACGTTCGTGATCCTGGCGATCCCGTCCCTGCTGGCCGGCGCCTACACCGGTTTCGAGGCCATCGACCGCCGCGTGATCGACGCCGCCCGCGCGATGGGCATGACCGAGTGGCAGATCCTGTTCAAGGTCGAGGTCCCGCTGGGGCTGCCGCTCCTGATCGGCGGCCTGCGCTCGTCTGTGCTGCAGGTCGTGGCGACCGTCACGATCGCCGCCTACGTCAATCTCGGCGGTCTCGGCTTCCCGATCATCCAGGGCATCCCGCTCGGACGCTTCGACCAGGTGCTCGGAGGCGCGATCCTCGTCGCGGTGCTGGCGCTCGTGCTGGATGCCCTCCTGGCGTGGGCGCAGCACGCGGCGGTCCCGCGCGCGCTGCGCGCCTCCGCCCCGAGCGGCCGCCGAACCCCGTCGTCCCGCAATACCGACCGCACCACCACCACAGAAGAGAGAATCGCAGCATGA
- a CDS encoding GNAT family N-acetyltransferase, whose translation MTTSKAADDPLARAWLDAPPDPPTQAALAARDLELRRVDPDDRAAYAAWLQAASRGFLDDERTEAQIDAARERAGHRRVSGVYDVTGAMPEVPVGTIGSWITPLTVPGDRTVPSCAISAVTVAPTHRRRGIARAMLEGELREAAGRGVPVASLTVSESTIYGRFGFAPAAASASWRLDTKRATWTGPTPDGRVDFIPRSDARELAEAVHERVRLRTAGEVRVPAALWDTLAGTRPDAKDPGRVRAIRYQDAAGDVQGVAMYTVRENADDYAASSAAVRYLVAATDDAYAALWRYVVELDLIGEVTATELAVDEPLLWMISDQRAATVTVSDHHYVRVLDVPRALEARAYGAAGTVALAVDDPLGIAGGDYVLEADPGGRGSVRRGAAPEGAVTLALGISELAAIHLGGVSVAVLAAAGRLRCSDVTAASRVFGWHREPRLSFWY comes from the coding sequence ATGACGACCTCGAAAGCCGCCGACGACCCGCTGGCGCGCGCATGGCTGGACGCGCCGCCCGACCCGCCGACGCAGGCCGCGCTCGCCGCACGCGACCTCGAGCTCAGACGAGTGGATCCCGATGACCGCGCCGCCTACGCGGCGTGGCTGCAGGCGGCCTCGCGCGGATTCCTGGACGACGAGCGCACGGAGGCGCAGATCGACGCGGCGCGCGAGCGCGCCGGCCACCGCCGCGTTTCGGGGGTCTACGACGTCACGGGCGCCATGCCCGAGGTCCCCGTCGGCACGATCGGATCCTGGATCACGCCCCTGACCGTCCCGGGGGATCGCACGGTGCCCTCGTGCGCGATCTCGGCGGTCACGGTCGCGCCGACCCACCGTCGCCGCGGCATCGCGCGCGCGATGCTCGAGGGCGAGCTGCGCGAGGCCGCCGGACGCGGCGTCCCCGTGGCATCGCTCACCGTGAGCGAGTCGACGATCTACGGGCGGTTCGGCTTCGCGCCCGCGGCGGCGAGCGCGTCGTGGCGCCTCGACACCAAGCGGGCGACGTGGACCGGCCCGACGCCGGACGGGCGTGTCGACTTCATCCCGCGGTCGGACGCGCGCGAGCTCGCCGAAGCCGTCCACGAGCGCGTGCGGCTGCGCACGGCGGGCGAGGTGCGGGTGCCCGCCGCGCTGTGGGACACGCTCGCCGGCACGCGCCCCGACGCCAAGGACCCCGGGCGCGTGCGCGCGATCCGCTACCAGGACGCCGCCGGCGACGTCCAGGGCGTGGCGATGTACACCGTGCGCGAGAACGCGGACGACTACGCGGCTTCGTCGGCGGCCGTGCGATACCTCGTCGCCGCGACGGACGATGCCTACGCGGCGCTGTGGCGCTACGTGGTCGAGCTGGATCTGATCGGCGAGGTCACGGCGACGGAGCTGGCCGTCGACGAGCCTCTGCTGTGGATGATCTCCGATCAGCGCGCCGCCACCGTCACCGTCTCGGACCACCACTACGTGCGCGTGCTGGACGTGCCGCGCGCGCTCGAGGCGCGCGCCTACGGCGCAGCCGGCACCGTCGCGCTCGCCGTGGACGATCCCCTCGGGATCGCCGGCGGCGACTACGTGCTCGAGGCCGATCCGGGCGGTCGCGGGAGCGTGCGCCGGGGCGCCGCGCCTGAGGGAGCCGTGACCCTGGCCCTGGGGATCTCGGAGCTCGCCGCGATCCATCTCGGCGGTGTGTCGGTCGCCGTCCTCGCCGCGGCCGGCCGCCTCCGCTGCTCGGACGTCACGGCCGCATCACGGGTCTTCGGATGGCATCGCGAGCCGCGCCTGAGCTTCTGGTACTGA
- a CDS encoding 4-(cytidine 5'-diphospho)-2-C-methyl-D-erythritol kinase yields MTLPVASERVHVRAPGKLNVFFEVGDVQEDGYHDVASAYQAVSLYEDVWAEPADDFTLAVSGTVDVSLVPADDRNLALRAARLVAQRIGYDGGVHLDIVKHVPVAGGMGGGSADAAAALVACDALWGGQLGSAELLRLAARLGADVPFALMGGTAIGTGRGDQLSPALAQGRFEWVLVTSDVGLSTPEVYGHLDSLRARPDIVPARAVPAVDPEVLQALRAGDPAALAARTRNDLQPAALSLRPDLGDILDAGAKAGALVGLVSGSGPTVALLAADAAAALDLQVTLSAAGHVALHVHGPVAGARVLAR; encoded by the coding sequence GTGACCCTGCCCGTCGCCTCCGAGCGCGTCCACGTGCGGGCGCCGGGGAAGCTCAACGTCTTCTTCGAGGTCGGGGACGTTCAGGAGGACGGCTACCACGACGTCGCCTCGGCCTATCAGGCCGTGTCGCTCTACGAGGACGTGTGGGCCGAGCCCGCCGACGACTTCACGCTCGCGGTGTCAGGCACCGTCGACGTCTCGCTCGTGCCGGCCGACGACCGCAACCTGGCGCTGCGGGCCGCGCGCCTGGTCGCCCAGCGCATCGGATACGACGGGGGCGTGCACCTCGACATCGTCAAGCATGTGCCCGTCGCCGGCGGCATGGGCGGCGGATCGGCGGACGCCGCCGCCGCGCTCGTCGCGTGCGACGCCCTGTGGGGCGGGCAGCTGGGCTCCGCCGAGCTGCTGCGGCTCGCGGCCCGGCTCGGCGCCGACGTCCCGTTCGCGCTCATGGGCGGCACCGCCATCGGCACCGGCCGCGGCGACCAGCTGAGCCCCGCGCTGGCCCAGGGGCGGTTCGAGTGGGTGCTGGTCACCAGCGACGTCGGGCTGTCGACCCCCGAGGTGTACGGCCATCTCGACAGCCTGCGCGCCCGTCCCGACATCGTCCCGGCGCGTGCGGTCCCCGCCGTCGACCCGGAGGTCCTGCAGGCGCTGCGGGCAGGCGACCCGGCAGCCCTCGCCGCGCGCACGCGCAACGACCTCCAGCCGGCGGCCCTGAGCCTCAGGCCCGACCTGGGCGACATCCTCGACGCCGGTGCGAAGGCGGGTGCGCTCGTCGGCCTCGTGTCGGGTTCGGGGCCCACCGTCGCCCTGCTGGCGGCGGACGCGGCTGCGGCGCTCGATCTTCAGGTGACGCTCTCGGCCGCCGGCCACGTCGCCCTGCACGTGCACGGTCCCGTCGCGGGCGCGCGCGTCCTCGCCCGCTGA
- a CDS encoding ATP-binding cassette domain-containing protein, which produces MIEFVEVSKTFPDGTVAVDGFSVVMPPHRTTVLVGSSGSGKTTLLRMVNRMVDPSSGRVEIDGEDVAGRDPVRLRRSIGYVMQNSGLLPHFSVVDNIAAVPVLSGQTRRAARTRALELMDTVGLDRAMANRYPGQLSGGQQQRVGVARGLAADPNILLMDEPFGAVDPIVRSELQQELLRLQREIGKTIVFVTHDIDEAFLLGDQVVILERQAHIAQIGAPDDIIADPANDFVSTFIGAERGKRALTLRRTPTGTVVVDAEGRAQGALVDGDPPT; this is translated from the coding sequence GTGATCGAGTTCGTCGAGGTGTCCAAGACGTTCCCGGACGGCACCGTCGCCGTCGACGGGTTCAGCGTGGTGATGCCGCCGCATCGCACGACCGTGCTGGTGGGGTCGTCCGGATCGGGCAAGACCACGCTGCTGCGCATGGTCAACCGCATGGTGGACCCCTCGTCCGGCCGGGTCGAGATCGACGGCGAGGACGTCGCGGGGCGCGACCCGGTGCGGCTGCGCCGCTCGATCGGCTACGTGATGCAGAACTCCGGGCTGCTGCCGCACTTCTCCGTCGTCGACAACATCGCCGCCGTGCCGGTGCTCAGCGGCCAGACGCGGCGCGCGGCCCGGACCCGCGCCCTCGAGCTGATGGACACAGTGGGGCTGGACCGCGCGATGGCGAACCGCTACCCGGGGCAGCTCTCGGGCGGCCAGCAGCAGCGCGTCGGCGTCGCTCGCGGTCTCGCCGCCGACCCGAACATCCTCCTGATGGACGAGCCATTCGGCGCGGTGGACCCGATCGTCCGGTCGGAGCTGCAGCAGGAGCTGCTGCGCCTGCAACGCGAGATCGGCAAGACGATCGTGTTCGTCACGCACGACATCGATGAGGCTTTCCTGCTCGGCGACCAGGTCGTCATCCTCGAGCGCCAGGCGCACATCGCGCAGATCGGGGCGCCCGACGACATCATCGCCGACCCCGCGAACGACTTCGTCTCGACGTTCATCGGCGCCGAGCGCGGCAAGCGCGCTCTGACCCTGCGGCGCACCCCGACCGGCACGGTCGTGGTCGATGCCGAAGGGCGCGCGCAGGGCGCCCTTGTCGACGGGGATCCGCCGACGTGA
- a CDS encoding stealth conserved region 3 domain-containing protein, with product MPALSALPPLPSPATRLLDREDIVLERGMMHLVHDSTTPADARIADLLLVAAALEEAGIEPLLIRQNRTLPALVVDLAAAEAAMTAIAAVAAREPLYAKTKNRPAVLAQDTRAPAAEPTTIRFFRPRITASGGRRYGASVGARVEFWRFGDETVDAPAANALLRKVTPAEDVAFDRVERYGRSWRTVAGMFDPQPDEFTGEVDLVFSWVDGSSSDFQRQRAAQMAEYVVGEGDEGPARYRHVDELRYALRSVHMHAPWVRRIFIATDSPAPAWLAEHPKVTIVRSEEFFADPSVLPTHNSHAVEAQLHRIPGIAEHFLYSNDDMFFGRAVEPELFFSSAGVTKFVECGVRIGPGAPDVHRSGHDNGLRVNRALLRERFGRTIVRDLEHCATPLRRSVMAELEETFAEDFARTAASRFRSATDISVTNSLYHYYALMTGRAVSTRRPRVEYVQTTLANSLRRMDRLAERTDVDMFCLNDGGSSEVPEELRVPALRAALERMFPVRAPWEKTEISEEERAARSAHPAGRG from the coding sequence ATGCCCGCGCTGTCTGCGCTCCCGCCGCTGCCGTCGCCGGCCACACGACTGCTCGATCGCGAGGACATCGTGCTCGAGCGCGGAATGATGCACCTCGTGCACGACTCGACGACCCCGGCCGACGCGCGCATCGCGGATCTGCTGCTGGTCGCCGCCGCGCTCGAGGAGGCGGGGATCGAGCCGCTGCTGATCCGGCAGAACCGGACGCTCCCGGCGCTCGTGGTCGACCTGGCCGCCGCCGAGGCCGCGATGACGGCGATCGCCGCCGTGGCAGCGCGCGAGCCGCTGTACGCCAAGACGAAGAACCGGCCGGCGGTGCTCGCGCAGGACACTCGCGCGCCGGCAGCCGAGCCGACGACGATCCGCTTCTTCCGACCGCGGATCACGGCGTCGGGCGGACGGCGGTACGGCGCCTCCGTCGGCGCCCGTGTGGAGTTCTGGCGCTTCGGCGACGAGACCGTCGACGCCCCCGCGGCCAACGCGCTGCTGCGCAAGGTCACGCCGGCGGAGGACGTCGCCTTCGACCGCGTCGAGCGGTACGGCCGCTCGTGGCGCACGGTCGCGGGCATGTTCGACCCGCAGCCCGACGAGTTCACCGGCGAGGTCGACCTCGTCTTCTCGTGGGTCGACGGCTCGTCGAGCGACTTCCAGCGCCAGCGCGCCGCGCAGATGGCCGAGTACGTGGTGGGTGAGGGCGACGAGGGACCCGCCCGCTACCGGCACGTCGACGAGCTGCGCTACGCCCTGCGCAGCGTCCACATGCACGCGCCGTGGGTGAGGCGGATCTTCATCGCGACCGACTCCCCCGCACCGGCGTGGCTGGCCGAGCACCCGAAGGTGACGATCGTGCGCAGCGAGGAGTTCTTCGCCGACCCGAGCGTGCTGCCGACCCACAACTCGCACGCGGTCGAGGCTCAGCTGCACCGCATCCCCGGCATCGCCGAGCACTTCCTGTATTCCAACGACGACATGTTCTTCGGCCGCGCCGTCGAGCCCGAGCTGTTCTTCTCGTCGGCGGGTGTGACGAAGTTCGTCGAGTGCGGCGTGCGGATCGGCCCCGGAGCGCCCGACGTGCACCGCAGCGGACACGACAACGGCCTGCGCGTGAACAGGGCCCTGCTGCGCGAGCGCTTCGGACGCACGATCGTGCGCGACCTGGAGCACTGCGCCACGCCCCTGCGGCGCAGCGTCATGGCCGAGCTCGAGGAGACCTTCGCGGAGGACTTCGCGCGCACCGCGGCATCGCGCTTCCGCAGCGCCACCGACATCTCGGTGACCAACAGCCTGTACCACTACTACGCGCTCATGACCGGTCGCGCCGTCTCGACGCGGCGCCCCCGCGTCGAGTACGTCCAGACCACGCTCGCGAACTCGCTGCGGCGCATGGACCGGCTCGCGGAGCGCACCGACGTGGACATGTTCTGCCTGAACGACGGCGGCAGCAGCGAAGTCCCCGAGGAGCTGCGCGTGCCGGCGCTGCGCGCCGCGCTGGAGCGGATGTTCCCCGTGCGCGCCCCGTGGGAGAAGACCGAGATCAGCGAAGAAGAGCGCGCGGCTCGATCGGCGCATCCCGCCGGGCGGGGCTGA
- a CDS encoding phosphodiesterase, protein MRTAEYPDPERVLLHISDTHLRADSRLFDLVDGAERLERALRAIEGTGIRPDAVVFTGDLADLGEERAYADLRGLVEPFVERLGTRVFWVMGNHDDRAAFRAALLDDASADMRPVDRAFELDGLRLITLDSTVPGAHHGQLRDEQLEWLADELATPAPLGTILAMHHPPVPSVLPLAATVELRDQRSLARVLRGTDVRAIIAGHLHYSTFATFAGIPVSVASSTCYAQDLTVPTGGTRPQDGAQAFNLVHLYDDTVVHSVVPVDAPQTLEYIDPDEARRRLRDAGIAPISPARRDAPIEPRALLR, encoded by the coding sequence ATGCGGACCGCCGAGTACCCCGACCCCGAGCGCGTGCTGCTGCACATCAGCGACACCCACCTGCGCGCGGACTCGCGCCTGTTCGACCTCGTCGACGGCGCAGAGCGCCTGGAGCGGGCGCTGCGGGCGATCGAGGGGACCGGCATCCGTCCCGACGCCGTGGTCTTCACCGGCGACCTCGCCGATCTCGGCGAGGAGCGCGCGTACGCCGACCTGCGGGGGCTCGTCGAGCCGTTCGTCGAGCGACTCGGCACGCGCGTCTTCTGGGTCATGGGCAACCACGACGACCGGGCGGCGTTCCGCGCCGCGCTGCTCGACGACGCCTCGGCCGACATGCGTCCGGTCGACCGCGCCTTCGAGCTGGACGGGCTGCGCCTGATCACGCTCGACTCGACCGTCCCCGGCGCGCACCACGGACAGCTGCGCGACGAGCAGCTGGAGTGGCTCGCCGACGAGCTGGCGACCCCCGCGCCGCTCGGCACGATCCTGGCGATGCACCACCCGCCGGTGCCGAGCGTGCTGCCGCTGGCCGCCACCGTCGAGCTCCGCGACCAGCGGAGTCTCGCGCGCGTGCTGCGCGGCACCGACGTGCGCGCCATCATCGCCGGCCACCTGCACTATTCGACCTTCGCGACGTTCGCGGGCATCCCCGTCTCCGTCGCCTCGTCGACCTGCTACGCGCAGGACCTCACGGTCCCGACGGGTGGCACGCGCCCGCAGGACGGCGCGCAGGCGTTCAACCTCGTGCACCTGTACGACGACACCGTCGTGCACTCGGTCGTGCCCGTCGACGCGCCTCAGACGCTCGAGTACATCGACCCCGACGAGGCCCGGCGACGCCTGCGGGACGCCGGGATCGCCCCGATCAGCCCCGCCCGGCGGGATGCGCCGATCGAGCCGCGCGCTCTTCTTCGCTGA
- the mgrA gene encoding L-glyceraldehyde 3-phosphate reductase yields the protein MTDAPRFRSDLADIHRPYTAAPERYATTGYRQVGTSGLYLPPISLGLWWNFGDNIPFDNQRALLRHAFDSGINHFDLANNYGPPYGSAETNFGRMMREDFAPYRDELIISSKAGWDMWPGPYGDLGSRKYILASADQSLGRMGLDYVDIFYSHRVDPVTPIEETVGALDTLVRQGKALYVGISSYSAERTAIAAAVARSLGTPLVIHQPAYSILNRWIEDGLTGVLDKEGMGAIAFTPLAQGLLTGKYLGDGPAERAQKRRSLPDAELSDKGRATLRALNVIATERGQSLAQMAIQWVLREPVVASALIGASRPEQLDENLAALDGPAFTTEEIEQIDGLSDGIDVDLWADSATL from the coding sequence ATGACCGATGCTCCGCGCTTCCGCTCCGACCTGGCCGACATCCACCGTCCCTACACGGCGGCACCCGAGCGATACGCGACGACCGGCTATCGCCAGGTGGGCACCTCGGGGCTGTACCTGCCGCCGATCTCGCTGGGCCTGTGGTGGAACTTCGGCGACAACATCCCGTTCGACAACCAGCGGGCGCTGCTGCGCCACGCCTTCGACAGCGGCATCAACCACTTCGACCTCGCCAACAACTACGGCCCGCCCTACGGCTCAGCCGAGACGAACTTCGGCCGCATGATGCGCGAGGACTTCGCGCCCTACCGGGACGAGCTCATCATCTCGTCGAAGGCCGGGTGGGACATGTGGCCGGGTCCCTACGGCGACCTCGGGTCGCGCAAGTACATCCTCGCCAGCGCCGACCAGTCGCTGGGTCGCATGGGGCTGGACTACGTCGACATCTTCTACTCCCACCGGGTCGACCCGGTGACCCCCATCGAGGAGACGGTCGGGGCGCTGGACACGCTCGTGCGCCAGGGCAAGGCCCTGTACGTCGGGATCTCGTCGTACAGCGCCGAGCGCACCGCGATCGCCGCCGCCGTGGCCCGATCCCTCGGGACCCCCCTGGTGATCCACCAGCCGGCCTACTCGATCCTCAACCGCTGGATCGAGGACGGGCTGACCGGCGTGCTCGACAAGGAGGGGATGGGCGCGATCGCGTTCACGCCGCTCGCGCAGGGACTGCTGACCGGCAAGTACCTCGGTGACGGGCCCGCCGAGCGCGCCCAGAAGCGCCGGTCGCTGCCGGACGCCGAGCTCAGCGACAAGGGCAGGGCGACGCTGCGGGCGCTGAACGTCATCGCGACCGAGCGCGGCCAGTCGCTCGCGCAGATGGCCATCCAGTGGGTGCTGCGCGAGCCCGTGGTGGCCTCCGCGCTCATCGGCGCGTCGCGCCCGGAGCAGCTGGACGAGAACCTGGCCGCCCTCGACGGCCCCGCCTTCACCACCGAGGAGATCGAGCAGATCGACGGCCTGTCCGACGGCATCGACGTCGATCTGTGGGCGGATTCGGCGACGCTGTGA
- a CDS encoding TatD family hydrolase — protein MSQPDPSQYVREREKGSRDVSYPAAPEPLGIPTYDNHAHLEIADGPDGGLTLDEQLARAGEVGVIGVVQAGGDIESSRWSAWAAASHPRVLAAVAIHPNEAPAYADAGRLDEAIAVVDELAAQPRVRAIGETGLDFFRTDEAGLPAQFTSFEAHIALAKKHGIAMQIHDRDAHDAVLETLERVGAPDRTVFHCFSGDEEMARIAADRGYYLSFAGNVTFKNAQNLRDALAVTPRERILVETDAPFLTPTPHRGRPNAPYLIPVTVRFMAAELGMDAEALAAQIAANTLEVYGPFEPV, from the coding sequence ATGAGCCAGCCCGACCCGAGCCAGTACGTGCGCGAGCGCGAGAAGGGTTCGCGCGACGTCAGCTACCCGGCGGCGCCCGAACCCCTCGGCATCCCGACCTACGACAACCACGCCCACCTCGAGATCGCCGATGGACCGGACGGCGGTCTCACGCTCGACGAGCAGCTGGCGCGCGCCGGTGAGGTCGGCGTCATCGGCGTCGTGCAGGCCGGCGGCGACATCGAGTCCAGCCGCTGGTCGGCGTGGGCGGCGGCGTCGCACCCGCGCGTCCTCGCGGCCGTCGCGATCCACCCGAACGAAGCCCCCGCCTACGCCGATGCCGGGCGCCTCGACGAGGCGATCGCCGTCGTCGACGAGCTCGCCGCGCAGCCGCGCGTGCGGGCGATCGGCGAGACGGGGCTGGACTTCTTCCGCACCGACGAGGCGGGGCTCCCCGCGCAGTTCACGAGCTTCGAGGCGCACATCGCACTGGCGAAGAAGCACGGGATCGCGATGCAGATCCATGACCGCGACGCCCACGATGCCGTCCTCGAGACGCTCGAGCGGGTCGGAGCGCCCGACCGCACGGTGTTCCACTGCTTCTCGGGCGACGAGGAGATGGCGCGCATCGCCGCCGATCGCGGCTACTACCTGTCGTTCGCCGGCAATGTGACGTTCAAGAACGCGCAGAACCTGCGCGACGCCCTCGCCGTGACGCCGCGCGAGCGGATCCTCGTCGAGACCGACGCCCCGTTCCTCACGCCCACGCCGCACCGGGGCCGTCCGAACGCGCCGTACCTCATCCCGGTCACCGTGCGGTTCATGGCGGCGGAGCTCGGGATGGACGCCGAGGCGCTGGCGGCGCAGATCGCGGCGAACACGCTCGAGGTCTACGGACCGTTCGAGCCGGTGTGA